The following are from one region of the Nicotiana tabacum cultivar K326 chromosome 3, ASM71507v2, whole genome shotgun sequence genome:
- the LOC107794287 gene encoding uncharacterized protein LOC107794287, producing the protein MRESGWKSLLDDVSSFCVMHDILIPKMDESYFPGKWKRKSSGVYYSHYLRVDIFYVVIVVQLQELNDRFDVVSSDLLLGMTSLNLVNSFVNFDKGRIMTLVNCYPNELDEVQIRDLSYQRDTYIVHMRAGNPKFSNLQGISHLTKALVEANLVETYSYVYLLVKLTLILPVATATVERAFSSMKQIKNEERNSMGDQYLNDCLVCCIERDVFINVVEVSVLKKVRHSSVK; encoded by the exons ATGAGAGAAAGTGGATGGAAATCTTTACTAGATGATGTTTCCTCATTTTGTGTTATGCATGACATTTTGATTCCCAAGATGGATGAATCTTATTTTCCTGGAAAGTGGAAGCGCAAGTCTTCCGGTGTTTATTATTCACACTACTTGCGTGTTGATATCTTTTATGTTGTAATTGTTGTGCAACTTCAAGAGCTTAATGACCGTTTTGATGTAGTGAGTAGCGATTTGCTTCTCGGGATGACTAGCTTGAATTTGGtcaattcttttgttaattttGATAAAGGTAGAATAATGACTTTAGTAAACTGTTACCCAAATGAGTTAGATGAAGTACAAATTCGAGACTTGAGTTATCAACGTGATACTTATATAGTTCATATGCGAGCTGGTAATCCCAAGTTCTCCAACTTACAAGGAATTAGTCATTTGACAAAAGCATTGGTTGAAGCAAATCTTGTAGAGACTTATTCTTATGTTTATTTACTTGTGAAGTTGACTCTGATTTTACCTGTTGCTACCGCAACTGTGGAGAGAGCATTCTCATCCATGAAGCAGATAAAGAATGAAGAACGGAATAGCATGGGTGACCAATATTTAAATGATTGTTTAGTTTGTTGCATAGAGCGTGATGTATTCATAAAT GTTGTGGAAGTTAGCGTCTTAAAGAAAGTAAGGCACTCTTCGGTCAAGTAA